A segment of the Candidatus Brevundimonas phytovorans genome:
CCCCGCCCGACTGCTCGGGATTGGGCTTGGCCAGCAGCCGCGCCAGAGGATGCTCAGTCGTCCGCACGCCCCCGACCATGACCATCAAGGGCGTCGACGCCGCCGCCTCCGCGATCATCCGCACACAGCGATAGGCTATCGCATTCTTCGCAAACCCCTCCTCGGCCAGATGAGCATAGTCCCGCGGCGTCCACCGCGCCCGACCCGCCCCGGTCAGGGCGATCAGCGGCCCCGTCCGGCTGTCCTTGGTTTCAGGCGCGCCAACGCGCCGCCGACCAAACGGTCGTCGCCAATCCATTGATATCTCCATGATCTATCTTTCCTCCCCATTCCATGGGGAGGGGGACCGCGTAGCGGTGGAGGGGGCGACGCAAACGTCTCCCGTCGAGCCGCCCCCTCCGTCACGTCGCCTTCGGCGCCGCGCCACCTCCCCATCGCTGCGCGACAGGGAGGAAAAATCTAAAGCGCCCGCAGTCTCGGCTGCGTCTTCCCGGCCAGCAGCAGATGGGTCAGCGCCCACACCAGGGCGTCCGCCCGGTCGGGGCTTTTCGCCCCCGCCGCCTCGCTCCCCAGCGCCATCATCTCTTCTTCCAGCGCCGGAAACGCGCCGCAGTGAACCGCCCGCCCCTGCTCATAAAGCGCCGCCACCGGCTCGGCCCGCGCCTTCTTCGACCGGCTGGCGTGCACCAGCTTGATCTGAACCTCGCAGTCCGCCTGGGCCAGCAGGGTCCGCACCATCTCTCCGCCCTGATTGGCCTCGGCCAGCACCAGGTCAGCCTTGAACTCCGCCGCCGTTTCCGCCACCCGCTGCGCCCATCCTGCGAGCGACAGGCCGCGCGCCGAACGGTCGGCCAGCACGTAGCCGACCTTGTCCTTCCGCCCCGCGACCACGATGCCGCAGGCGTCGCCGTGGGCGCTGGCCGGCGGGTCCACCGCCACCACCACCCGCTCGAACTTCGCCGGTCTCGCGCCCCGCGCCCGCGCCAGATCCTCGGCTCGGAACAGGGCCCCGTCGGCCTCGACGATCAGCCCCTCCATCTCCTGCGCCTCCAGCCGCGTCCCGGCGTAGAGGGCCTTCAGGTGGCCCAGAAAACCGGGCGACAGATTGTCCGCATTGGCCGCCGTCGCCAGCCGCGCCCGCGCCACCCCCGGCTCGGCCAGCAACCGCCGCAGCGCCGCAATCGGCCTCGGCGTCGTGGTGATCGCCAGCTTGGGATCCTCCCCCAGCCGCAAGCCGAACCTCAGGTTCGACAGCGTCGCCTCCGGGTGCCGCCAGGCGCAGAACTCGTCCGCCCAGGCCGCATGAAACTGCGGCCCGCGCAAACTGTCCGGGTCCTCGGCCGAGAAGGCATAGGCCGCCGAACCCGACGGCCAGACCAGCCGTCGCCGCCCTGCCTCCCAGCGCGGCCGATTGTCCCGCGCCGCCTGCGCCTTCAGCCCCGACGGCCCCTCGACCATGACCTCGCGCACGTCGTGCAGCGCCGGCCCGACCAGGGCGAAGGTCCAATCCTTGTGCCGCGCCAGCTCGTTCATCCAGAACCCGCCCGCAAAGGTCTTGCCCGACCCCCGCCCGCCCAGCAGCACCCAGGTGCGCCAGTCAGCGTCAGGCGGCCAGATTTGTTCGTCGTTCAGCCTCGGCGTCGCCTTCAGACCCGCTCTCAAGGCTGCCGCCAGCTGCTCGCGCGGCAGGCTCTCGACCCAGTCCCGCAGTTGCTGACTTGCGTTCAAACGCTGCGACCAGATGATCGACACGGGCGTAGAATTCGGCCTGAAGCCCGGCCAGGTCGGCGTCGCTGATGTCACGATCGTCTTCGCTCATTTCATCCTCTTCGGGGTTCCGGCTCTTGCGGGACAGGCTGACTTTCAGGGCCGCCACCGCCTTGGCCGTCCGCGCCAGAACGCCAACGGCCCGCGCCCGCTTCTCGGCCTCGGCCACGTCGGCCGGCGCCTCGGCGGCGACCACCACGGCGATCGCCTGATCGGTCGCGGCCTGCAGTTGGTCGAACACCCGGTCCAGCCATTCAGGGCTCGCCTTGGCTGCCCCCGCCTCGTCCCTATTTCCCGTCATGCCCAAACCATAGCGGACCAGCGTCCTCAGGCTGGCGAACAGCCGCGAGAACGGATCAATCCCGGGAAATTTCAGGGTTTGCCGCCCGCCACTGCGATAGCCGGCGGAGGATGACTTCTCTTTCCTGCCCATTTCATGGGGAGGGGGACCACGAAGTGGTGGGGCGACGCCGACGTCGATCATTTGAGCGCTAACTCCGGGACACGACAGCGTCGCCCCCTCCGTCACGGCCGCTACGCGTCCGCGCCACCTCCCCATTTCATGAGGAGGAAAACATCGCCTCAGCTCGCCAGCGCCGCCCGATCGCCGCCCGCCAGCCAATGGGCCAGGGCCCCCGCCAGCTCGGGAATCTGGATCGGCTTGGCCAGATGCCCGTCCATGCCGCAGTCCAGGCAGCGCGCCACCTGATCCGCCTGCACATTGGCCGTCAGGGCCAGGATGGGCGTGCGCCGCCCCGTCCCCGTCTGCATCCGCCGGATTTCCCGCGTCGCCGTCAGCCCGTCCATGACCGGCATGTGCACGTCCATCAGCACCAGGTCATAGGCGCCCGTCTGCATGGCCTGCACCGCCTCGGCCCCGTCGCAGACGGTGTCGATCTCCAGCCCCAGTCCGCGCAGGATGGCGCTGACCAGCTCCCGGTTCCCCGGCGCGTCGTCGGCCATCAGGATGCGTCCTCCGGCCATGCCGCCCGGCGCCGGCATGGCGTCGTCGCCGCTGGCCAACCGCCCGACTGCGCCGCCCATCGCCAGGGGCGCTTCGAACCAGAAGGTCGCCCCCTCGCCCGGCCGGCTGTCCACGCCGATCTCGCCGCCCATGATCTCGATCAGCCGACGCGAAATGGCCAGCCCCAGCCCGGTCCCGCCATAGACCCGCGTGGTCGAGGCGTCGGCCTGGGTGAAACGCTCGAACAACTGCTCGA
Coding sequences within it:
- a CDS encoding terminase family protein; the encoded protein is MRAGLKATPRLNDEQIWPPDADWRTWVLLGGRGSGKTFAGGFWMNELARHKDWTFALVGPALHDVREVMVEGPSGLKAQAARDNRPRWEAGRRRLVWPSGSAAYAFSAEDPDSLRGPQFHAAWADEFCAWRHPEATLSNLRFGLRLGEDPKLAITTTPRPIAALRRLLAEPGVARARLATAANADNLSPGFLGHLKALYAGTRLEAQEMEGLIVEADGALFRAEDLARARGARPAKFERVVVAVDPPASAHGDACGIVVAGRKDKVGYVLADRSARGLSLAGWAQRVAETAAEFKADLVLAEANQGGEMVRTLLAQADCEVQIKLVHASRSKKARAEPVAALYEQGRAVHCGAFPALEEEMMALGSEAAGAKSPDRADALVWALTHLLLAGKTQPRLRAL